A single region of the Pristis pectinata isolate sPriPec2 chromosome 25, sPriPec2.1.pri, whole genome shotgun sequence genome encodes:
- the gpatch8 gene encoding G patch domain-containing protein 8 isoform X2 produces the protein MGMGRMEMELDYADDATERRRVMEVEKQDTEELRQKYKDYAEKEKAIAKALEDLRANFYCELCDKQYQKHHEFDNHINSYDHAHKQRLKDLKQREFARNVASRSRKDEKKQERALRRLHELAEQRKQQECAPGSGPMFKTTTVAVDEDGNDRKVVSASDNTGGKTSGPTSPSVNQTVSDNTLEDSRGETDNTSHCVTGSSAGLGQNNQPVQPFNISQLKSNSAIPLQKLGVSFSFAKKAPVKLDVSASVFSDVAEEPNESEATNPDEKMSSGQGSPKSMEAETAAISDKTEGASQSESDNDSINSTLSKLKKMMKKEDDVCQSEPEYYHYIPPAHCKVKPNFPFLLFMKATEESHKCGNKKSLETTKSNPDLQNTLKFQESKEGEHTENEMPALQQNSDTADGATDPDFKEAKSPETVSKQNCNTTTLKPIACEEGKQSSLANEEVLNGPKQPTGPFFPVLGKDESTTLQWPSELLMITKSEPCISYSCNPLYFEFKLTRNRDTKGKNKERYHENSHEQNAQNMDQDSQEKTNINTSNATSKTSLNTVGSEGDVKPQEQSIPTASKCEAQVGESDRSTNKKDKSMKSHKHKKKKKHKKSGKHLKEKTTEEKEKQKDGETRDETSKKRKKRKRKNKSLDEKSKDAGLELSVPMPAIKSTEESSLTQKKRHRSQDCQYSAATVEDGSRKENVSEEPISKKQKTGSCSELRKRISGRKDSRSRHRSRDSSRDEESDSYDESHRKRSRHKSSSRYSDDYDSRSDRSYSRRSRRHHSSSQRSSRRSYSSRSDVSSDCSRYSRRRSYSDSYSDYSDRSDHSKRSHDSDYDYRRSRHHGKKHKYSSSDDDYRRSRSRSRSSSRESTRTISRTRSRSRTRSSSHSRSRSKRRSQSTTQRSWKRSRSYSRNRRGSTRHRTSRRSISRDKGSHSHDSSGDRRSSRRNSSRSFSRDRVYRSKSPCYSRSRMSGKKDDYSKKEENKGDGTKSGSSFHRNLSGTSTSSGKGHVESERTPEERNSLTAKQLLEKIQSKKFEKKSETINETASTSNKVGIKLKDPPQGYFGPKLPPALGNKALLPLIGKLPTVKKPATKKSEDLCSEKGDKEDELYLAEPKDVTKEEGGQLSNWITQEEIQSREEKSDGEEASGGSEKIQTISCETQFVHKGFVLDTQAISDTYISDVSTPTEVITKPSELGAPDGDEAVMMHFAPDPEPFSNYIPQTEVQEIEEDSQEGADSSVAPLDRQPITFTPEEMEKYSKLQQAAQQHIQQQLLAKQVKTFPTSTAIAPAPTLQQFHIQQPSAAATATSITTVHHAILQHQAAAAAAMGIHPHAHPQTLAQIHHIPQPHLTPISLSHITPSIYPTHPATFLTSHPIHIIPASALHAGPLALHPVPHALYPALFAPRPAGAGASALHLHPFLHPIFSSQELQHPPSHGT, from the exons AGATTAAAAGACCTAAAACAGAGAGAATTTGCTCGTAATGTTGCATCGAGATCTCGAAAAGATGAGAAAAAGCAGGAGAGAGCACTTCGGCGTCTCCATGAGCTGGCAGAGCAGCGTAAACAACAGGAATG TGCCCCAGGAAGTGGCCCAATGTTTAAAACTACAACTGTGGCTGTTGACGAAGATGGTAACGACAGAAAAGTTGTCAGCGCAAGTGATAATACTGGAGGAAAGACAAGTGGTCCCACATCGCCTTCTGTTAACCAGACCGTGTCTGACAACACACTGGAAGATAGCAGAGGAGAGACTGACAACACAAGCCATTGTGTTACTGGAAGCTCTGCAGGATTGGGTCAAAACAACCAGCCAGTGCAACCTTTTAACATCAGTCAGCTTAAGAGCAATTCTGCCATTCCCTTACAGAAGCTAGGAGTGtcattttcttttgcaaaaaAGGCACCAGTCAAGCTTGACGTTTCAGCTTCAGTATTCAGTGATGTTGCAGAAGAGCCCaatgaatctgaagcaacaaacccAGATGAAAAAATGTCTTCTGGTCAAGGGTCACCAAAATCAATGGAGGCTGAAACGGCAGCAATCTCTGATAAGACTGAAGGGGCTAGTCAATCAGAAAGTGATAATGACTCTATAAATAGTACACTATCAAAATTGAAAAAGATGATGAAGAAAGAAGATGATGTCTGTCAGTCGGAACCAGAGTATTATCATTACATTCCTCCTGCACATTGTAAAGTGAAACCCAACTTTCCATTTCTGTTGTTTATGAAAGCAACAGAAGAGTCGCATAAGTGTGGTAACAAGAAAAGCTTAGAGACCACGAAAAGTAACCCTGATTTACAAAATACCTTAAAGTTTCAGGAAAGCAAAGAAGGAGAACACACGGAAAATGAGATGCCAGCTTTGCAGCAGAACAGTGACACTGCAGATGGTGCAACAGACCCAGACTTCAAAGAAGCTAAGTCTCCTGAGACTGTGAGCAAGCAGAACTGTAACACCACAACGTTAAAACCTATTGCTTGTGaagaaggaaaacaaagcagTTTAGCAAATGAAGAAGTCCTCAATGGGCCTAAACAACCAACTGGGccatttttcccagtgttgggcaAAGATGAAAGTACTACTCTTCAGTGGCCCTCAGAATTATTGATGATTACGAAGAGTGAACCATGCATCTCTTATAGTTGCAATCCACTCTACTTTGAATTCAAACTGACTAGGAATAGGGATACCAAAGGAAAAAATAAAGAGAGATACCATGAGAATTCACATGAACAAAATGCACAGAATATGGATCAGGATTCACAGGAGAAGACTAACATAAACACCAGTAATGCTACATCAAAGACTAGCTTAAACACAGTAGGAAGCGAGGGTGACGTGAAGCCTCAAGAACAGTCTATCCCGACAGCAAGCAAATGTGAAGCCCAAGTTGGTGAAAGTGACAGAAGCACCAATAAAAAAGACAAGAGCATGAAATCACATAAgcataaaaagaaaaagaagcacAAAAAATCAGGAAAACATTTGAAGGAGAAAACTACagaggaaaaggaaaagcaaaaggaTGGTGAAACGCGTGATGAGAcgtcaaaaaaaaggaaaaagcgtAAACGCAAAAATAAAAGCTTAGATGAGAAAAGCAAAGACGCTGGTTTAGAGCTTTCTGTTCCAATGCCTGCAATTAAGTCTACAGAGGAAAGCAGCCTCACACAGAAGAAAAGGCACAGATCACAAGATTGCCAGTATTCAGCTGCGACTGTTGAAGATGGTAGTAGAAAGGAAAACGTCTCTGAGGAACCCATTAGTAAAAAACAGAAGACGGGTTCTTGTAGTGAGTTAAGGAAACGAATATCTGGTCGGAAAGATAGCCGAAGCAGGCATAGGAGCAGAGACAGCAGCCGAGATGAAGAATCTGATAGCTATGATGAATCTCATAGAAAACGATCCAGACACAAGTCATCCTCTCGTTACAGTGATGATTATGATTCAAGAAGTGACAGAAGCTACTCGAGAAGATCAAGAAGGCATCATTCATCATCCCAGCGGTCATCGCGTAGGTCATATTCTTCCAGATCTGATGTATCGTCAGACTGCAGTAGATACAGTCGTAGAAGAAGCTATTCTGACAGTTACAGTGACTACAGTGACAGATCAGATCACTCTAAACGATCTCATGATTCAGATTATGACTATAGAAGGTCAAGGCACCATGGGAAAAAGCACAAATATTCTTCTTCGGATGATGACTATAGACGAAGCAGAAGCAGATCCAGAAGTAGCAGCAGGGAAAGTACTCGGACCATCAGTAGAACACGCAGCCGAAGTCGAACTCGTAGCAGCAGTCATAGCAGGAGCCGAAGCAAACGGCGCAGTCAAAGCACAACGCAACGAAGCTGGAAGCGGAGCCGAAGCTACAGCCGCAACCGCAGGGGCAGTACAAGGCACCGTACCTCCCGAAGATCGATTTCAAGGGACAAAGGATCACATAGCCATGATAGCTCTGGTGATAGACGGTCCAGTCGAAGAAACTCTAGTCGATCTTTTTCGCGAGATAGGGTATATCGATCAAAATCTCCATGTTACAGCCGAAGCAGAATGTCGGGCAAGAAAGATGACTACTcgaaaaaggaagaaaacaaaggagatggaaCAAAATCAGGTAGTTCTTTCCACAGGAATCTCAGTGGCACCTCCACCAGTTCAGGAAAAGGGCACGTGGAAAGTGAGCGAACGCCGGAAGAGAGGAACTCCTTAACAGCTAAACAATTGTTGGAAAAAATTCAGTCTAAAAAGTTTgaaaagaaatctgaaacaattaaTGAAACTGCATCAACATCTAATAAAGTAGGAATTAAATTAAAAGATCCCCCACAGGGTTATTTTGGGCCTAAACTTCCCCCAGCTTTGGGCAATAAGGCATTGCTTCCTTTAATAGGAAAACTACCGACAGTCAAAAAGCCTGCAACAAAGAAGTCGGAAGATCTTTGCTCAGAGAAGGGGGACAAAGAAGATGAGCTGTACCTTGCAGAGCCTAAAGATGTGACAAAGGAGGAAGGCGGTCAGCTATCAAATTGGATAACACAGGAAGAGATTCAAAGCAGAGAAGAAAAATCTGACGGTGAAGAAGCATCAGGTGGAAGTGAGAAAATCCAAACTATTTCTTGTGAAACTCAGTTTGTTCATAAAGGTTTTGTGCTTGACACTCAAGCCATCTCAGATACCTATATTTCTGATGTAAGCACACCAACCGAAGTCATCACAAAACCTTCAGAATTAGGAGCACCAGATGGTGATGAGGCTGTTATGATGCATTTTGCACCAGATCCAGAGCCATTCTCCAATTATATTCCACAAACTGAAGTACAAGAAATCGAAGAAGATTCCCAAGAGGGTGCAGATTCATCAGTGGCTCCACTTGATAGGCAGCCTATAACATTCACTCCTGAAGAAATGGAGAAATATAGCAAACTACAACAGGCAGCTCAACAGCACATCCAACAGCAACTTCTAGCTAAACAAGTGAAGACTTTCCCTACCTCAACTGCCATTGCTCCTGCACCAACTCTCCAGCAATTTCATATTCAGCAACCATCGGCAGCTGCGACAGCAACATCAATCACTACTGTCCACCATGCGATATTACAGCATCAGGCAGCTGCGGCTGCTGCCATGGGTATCCATCCACACGCCCATCCGCAGACTCTTGCTCAAATCCATCACATACCCCAGCCtcacctaaccccaatttctctGTCCCATATTACACCGTCTATTTACCCTACTCATCCTGCCACTTTTCTAACTAGCCACCCAATACATATTATACCTGCGTCAGCCCTCCACGCAGGACCTCTGGCCCTTCACCCAGTCCCACATGCACTCTATCCAGCTCTG
- the gpatch8 gene encoding G patch domain-containing protein 8 isoform X3 — MFKTTTVAVDEDGNDRKVVSASDNTGGKTSGPTSPSVNQTVSDNTLEDSRGETDNTSHCVTGSSAGLGQNNQPVQPFNISQLKSNSAIPLQKLGVSFSFAKKAPVKLDVSASVFSDVAEEPNESEATNPDEKMSSGQGSPKSMEAETAAISDKTEGASQSESDNDSINSTLSKLKKMMKKEDDVCQSEPEYYHYIPPAHCKVKPNFPFLLFMKATEESHKCGNKKSLETTKSNPDLQNTLKFQESKEGEHTENEMPALQQNSDTADGATDPDFKEAKSPETVSKQNCNTTTLKPIACEEGKQSSLANEEVLNGPKQPTGPFFPVLGKDESTTLQWPSELLMITKSEPCISYSCNPLYFEFKLTRNRDTKGKNKERYHENSHEQNAQNMDQDSQEKTNINTSNATSKTSLNTVGSEGDVKPQEQSIPTASKCEAQVGESDRSTNKKDKSMKSHKHKKKKKHKKSGKHLKEKTTEEKEKQKDGETRDETSKKRKKRKRKNKSLDEKSKDAGLELSVPMPAIKSTEESSLTQKKRHRSQDCQYSAATVEDGSRKENVSEEPISKKQKTGSCSELRKRISGRKDSRSRHRSRDSSRDEESDSYDESHRKRSRHKSSSRYSDDYDSRSDRSYSRRSRRHHSSSQRSSRRSYSSRSDVSSDCSRYSRRRSYSDSYSDYSDRSDHSKRSHDSDYDYRRSRHHGKKHKYSSSDDDYRRSRSRSRSSSRESTRTISRTRSRSRTRSSSHSRSRSKRRSQSTTQRSWKRSRSYSRNRRGSTRHRTSRRSISRDKGSHSHDSSGDRRSSRRNSSRSFSRDRVYRSKSPCYSRSRMSGKKDDYSKKEENKGDGTKSGSSFHRNLSGTSTSSGKGHVESERTPEERNSLTAKQLLEKIQSKKFEKKSETINETASTSNKVGIKLKDPPQGYFGPKLPPALGNKALLPLIGKLPTVKKPATKKSEDLCSEKGDKEDELYLAEPKDVTKEEGGQLSNWITQEEIQSREEKSDGEEASGGSEKIQTISCETQFVHKGFVLDTQAISDTYISDVSTPTEVITKPSELGAPDGDEAVMMHFAPDPEPFSNYIPQTEVQEIEEDSQEGADSSVAPLDRQPITFTPEEMEKYSKLQQAAQQHIQQQLLAKQVKTFPTSTAIAPAPTLQQFHIQQPSAAATATSITTVHHAILQHQAAAAAAMGIHPHAHPQTLAQIHHIPQPHLTPISLSHITPSIYPTHPATFLTSHPIHIIPASALHAGPLALHPVPHALYPALFAPRPAGAGASALHLHPFLHPIFSSQELQHPPSHGT; from the coding sequence ATGTTTAAAACTACAACTGTGGCTGTTGACGAAGATGGTAACGACAGAAAAGTTGTCAGCGCAAGTGATAATACTGGAGGAAAGACAAGTGGTCCCACATCGCCTTCTGTTAACCAGACCGTGTCTGACAACACACTGGAAGATAGCAGAGGAGAGACTGACAACACAAGCCATTGTGTTACTGGAAGCTCTGCAGGATTGGGTCAAAACAACCAGCCAGTGCAACCTTTTAACATCAGTCAGCTTAAGAGCAATTCTGCCATTCCCTTACAGAAGCTAGGAGTGtcattttcttttgcaaaaaAGGCACCAGTCAAGCTTGACGTTTCAGCTTCAGTATTCAGTGATGTTGCAGAAGAGCCCaatgaatctgaagcaacaaacccAGATGAAAAAATGTCTTCTGGTCAAGGGTCACCAAAATCAATGGAGGCTGAAACGGCAGCAATCTCTGATAAGACTGAAGGGGCTAGTCAATCAGAAAGTGATAATGACTCTATAAATAGTACACTATCAAAATTGAAAAAGATGATGAAGAAAGAAGATGATGTCTGTCAGTCGGAACCAGAGTATTATCATTACATTCCTCCTGCACATTGTAAAGTGAAACCCAACTTTCCATTTCTGTTGTTTATGAAAGCAACAGAAGAGTCGCATAAGTGTGGTAACAAGAAAAGCTTAGAGACCACGAAAAGTAACCCTGATTTACAAAATACCTTAAAGTTTCAGGAAAGCAAAGAAGGAGAACACACGGAAAATGAGATGCCAGCTTTGCAGCAGAACAGTGACACTGCAGATGGTGCAACAGACCCAGACTTCAAAGAAGCTAAGTCTCCTGAGACTGTGAGCAAGCAGAACTGTAACACCACAACGTTAAAACCTATTGCTTGTGaagaaggaaaacaaagcagTTTAGCAAATGAAGAAGTCCTCAATGGGCCTAAACAACCAACTGGGccatttttcccagtgttgggcaAAGATGAAAGTACTACTCTTCAGTGGCCCTCAGAATTATTGATGATTACGAAGAGTGAACCATGCATCTCTTATAGTTGCAATCCACTCTACTTTGAATTCAAACTGACTAGGAATAGGGATACCAAAGGAAAAAATAAAGAGAGATACCATGAGAATTCACATGAACAAAATGCACAGAATATGGATCAGGATTCACAGGAGAAGACTAACATAAACACCAGTAATGCTACATCAAAGACTAGCTTAAACACAGTAGGAAGCGAGGGTGACGTGAAGCCTCAAGAACAGTCTATCCCGACAGCAAGCAAATGTGAAGCCCAAGTTGGTGAAAGTGACAGAAGCACCAATAAAAAAGACAAGAGCATGAAATCACATAAgcataaaaagaaaaagaagcacAAAAAATCAGGAAAACATTTGAAGGAGAAAACTACagaggaaaaggaaaagcaaaaggaTGGTGAAACGCGTGATGAGAcgtcaaaaaaaaggaaaaagcgtAAACGCAAAAATAAAAGCTTAGATGAGAAAAGCAAAGACGCTGGTTTAGAGCTTTCTGTTCCAATGCCTGCAATTAAGTCTACAGAGGAAAGCAGCCTCACACAGAAGAAAAGGCACAGATCACAAGATTGCCAGTATTCAGCTGCGACTGTTGAAGATGGTAGTAGAAAGGAAAACGTCTCTGAGGAACCCATTAGTAAAAAACAGAAGACGGGTTCTTGTAGTGAGTTAAGGAAACGAATATCTGGTCGGAAAGATAGCCGAAGCAGGCATAGGAGCAGAGACAGCAGCCGAGATGAAGAATCTGATAGCTATGATGAATCTCATAGAAAACGATCCAGACACAAGTCATCCTCTCGTTACAGTGATGATTATGATTCAAGAAGTGACAGAAGCTACTCGAGAAGATCAAGAAGGCATCATTCATCATCCCAGCGGTCATCGCGTAGGTCATATTCTTCCAGATCTGATGTATCGTCAGACTGCAGTAGATACAGTCGTAGAAGAAGCTATTCTGACAGTTACAGTGACTACAGTGACAGATCAGATCACTCTAAACGATCTCATGATTCAGATTATGACTATAGAAGGTCAAGGCACCATGGGAAAAAGCACAAATATTCTTCTTCGGATGATGACTATAGACGAAGCAGAAGCAGATCCAGAAGTAGCAGCAGGGAAAGTACTCGGACCATCAGTAGAACACGCAGCCGAAGTCGAACTCGTAGCAGCAGTCATAGCAGGAGCCGAAGCAAACGGCGCAGTCAAAGCACAACGCAACGAAGCTGGAAGCGGAGCCGAAGCTACAGCCGCAACCGCAGGGGCAGTACAAGGCACCGTACCTCCCGAAGATCGATTTCAAGGGACAAAGGATCACATAGCCATGATAGCTCTGGTGATAGACGGTCCAGTCGAAGAAACTCTAGTCGATCTTTTTCGCGAGATAGGGTATATCGATCAAAATCTCCATGTTACAGCCGAAGCAGAATGTCGGGCAAGAAAGATGACTACTcgaaaaaggaagaaaacaaaggagatggaaCAAAATCAGGTAGTTCTTTCCACAGGAATCTCAGTGGCACCTCCACCAGTTCAGGAAAAGGGCACGTGGAAAGTGAGCGAACGCCGGAAGAGAGGAACTCCTTAACAGCTAAACAATTGTTGGAAAAAATTCAGTCTAAAAAGTTTgaaaagaaatctgaaacaattaaTGAAACTGCATCAACATCTAATAAAGTAGGAATTAAATTAAAAGATCCCCCACAGGGTTATTTTGGGCCTAAACTTCCCCCAGCTTTGGGCAATAAGGCATTGCTTCCTTTAATAGGAAAACTACCGACAGTCAAAAAGCCTGCAACAAAGAAGTCGGAAGATCTTTGCTCAGAGAAGGGGGACAAAGAAGATGAGCTGTACCTTGCAGAGCCTAAAGATGTGACAAAGGAGGAAGGCGGTCAGCTATCAAATTGGATAACACAGGAAGAGATTCAAAGCAGAGAAGAAAAATCTGACGGTGAAGAAGCATCAGGTGGAAGTGAGAAAATCCAAACTATTTCTTGTGAAACTCAGTTTGTTCATAAAGGTTTTGTGCTTGACACTCAAGCCATCTCAGATACCTATATTTCTGATGTAAGCACACCAACCGAAGTCATCACAAAACCTTCAGAATTAGGAGCACCAGATGGTGATGAGGCTGTTATGATGCATTTTGCACCAGATCCAGAGCCATTCTCCAATTATATTCCACAAACTGAAGTACAAGAAATCGAAGAAGATTCCCAAGAGGGTGCAGATTCATCAGTGGCTCCACTTGATAGGCAGCCTATAACATTCACTCCTGAAGAAATGGAGAAATATAGCAAACTACAACAGGCAGCTCAACAGCACATCCAACAGCAACTTCTAGCTAAACAAGTGAAGACTTTCCCTACCTCAACTGCCATTGCTCCTGCACCAACTCTCCAGCAATTTCATATTCAGCAACCATCGGCAGCTGCGACAGCAACATCAATCACTACTGTCCACCATGCGATATTACAGCATCAGGCAGCTGCGGCTGCTGCCATGGGTATCCATCCACACGCCCATCCGCAGACTCTTGCTCAAATCCATCACATACCCCAGCCtcacctaaccccaatttctctGTCCCATATTACACCGTCTATTTACCCTACTCATCCTGCCACTTTTCTAACTAGCCACCCAATACATATTATACCTGCGTCAGCCCTCCACGCAGGACCTCTGGCCCTTCACCCAGTCCCACATGCACTCTATCCAGCTCTG